GCCAGTTCCGCAACTGAGCGGGAAATCAACCCCGGATGGGCCAGGATATCTATGCCGCTCTCCACCGCCGCCTTATTGGTCCCCGGACAGACCGGCTCGGTGATCGTTTCACCATGAACAACAACAATCCTGGCCCCAAGATCCCGCGCTTGATCCACCAGACGGCTGATCAACGCCGGCGGCACATGGGTAATCTCCACCCCCGGAATCAGGGTTATCGACATCTCCGGCTGCAGATCGGCACAAACAGCAACAATCTTCGGCACCACCCAATCGAGATTGGAACTGTCCACATGGTCCGTAAAGGCCAGTGCCCGGTACCCGAGAACTTGGGCCCGCCGGGCCAGTTCAGCCGGCAGCAGGACACCGTCACTGAACAGGGTATGGGTATGCAGATCAATCATCCTTCTCTCCTTTGGCAGATCACCATATATATCCGGGCACCGAGATAGCCGCCGGCACCATCGGCCAGAATATCCATCGGGGAGCTGTCCCGACCCGGCACCAGAGACTGATGGAACTCGTCACTGATACCATAAACCAGCGCCAGCAAAAAGGCAAGCAGGAGCAGAAACGCCGGACTTCTGGCCGGCAGCAGCCGCCGCCAGAAACGATAGCCCAAAACGCCAAGAACCGCGTATTCCAGCAGGTGCAGCAGTTTATCGAAATGACTGAAGGAAACCCCAAGATCAAGATCCGATTGGGCAGAGAAATAATAGATCAGGGCACCATAGCCAACCAGGGGCAGCAGATAAAAGCAAACCAGGGAGCCAGCCCCATTCCTGAACGACATGTTAAAAAACCTCACCCCGCAGAGAATGACGCAGGGCAGCGGTAATCCGCACGGTCAACAGGGAGCCGGTATGATCCCGGGGGGCAAAAAAATTGACAATCTGGCTGCCACCGGTACGACCGACCCACTGCCGTTCCCCCCTCTTCGCCGGCCCCACAACCAGGATTTCCCGGGTGCTGCCGACCATGGCTTCGAGATTTTCAGCGGTGATCTCATCCTGGAGTTGCTGAAATTGCCGCAGCCGTTCTTTTTTCACCTCTTCAGGAACCTGTTCATTAAAGTTGGCCGCCCTGGTTCCCGGCCGCGGCGAATATTTGAACGAAAATACCGTGTCATACCTGACCAAGCGAGTCATTTCCAAGGTCTGCTGAAAATCGCTGTCAGTTTCGCCGGGAAAACCGATAATCATATCGGATGACAGGGAAATAGTGGTGCAAACCCGGCGGAGATGATCCACTTTTGCCAGATAGTCAGCCACTGTATACCCCCGACCCATGCGCTGCAAGATCCGGTCGGAACCGGCCTGCAGCGGTAGGTGCAGCTGCGGGCAGAGATGATCCAGACTGCCGTAGGCTTCAATCAGTTCCACCGACAGATCCTTGGGATGGGACGTGGTAAAACGGATCCGATCAATCCCGGCAATCCCGTTGACCCGGGCCAGCAGTTCAGCAAATGAACATTCCCCGGGACTTTGGAGGCCATAGGAATTGACATTCTGTCCCAGCAGAACCACTTCCCTGATCCCCTGGTCGGCCAACTGGTGCACTTCCTCAATAATTGCGGCACTGGAACGGCTGTACTCCCGACCTCTGACATGGGGGACGATACAGTAGCTGCAGAAATTATTGCAGCCCTGCATGATGGTTACAAACGCAGCGACCGTACCGGCAGCATAACGAGGAATAATATCCAGGGAGGAGATGGCTTCGCGAAAATCCGTATCGACAGCCGACAAATCCCCGTTTCTGACCCGCTGCACCATCAGCGGCAGCCTATCAATCGCATGGGTACCAAAAACGATATCGAGTTCAGGACATTTTTCCCGCAGCCGCGGGCCCCACTGCTGGGCAACGCAGCCGCCCACTGCCACCACCAGCTGGGGATTTTTTCGCTTCAAGGGCAGGTAACGGCCAAGAGCACTAAAGAGCTTCTGCTCCGGTTTTTCCCGCACACTGCAGGTATTGATGACAATCAGATCCGCCTGCCGGTAATCACCGGTGATCTCATAGCCCTGTTCAATAAAAAGGGAACCGATCTTCAGGGAATCGCTGACATTCATCTGGCAGCCATAGGTTTCAACAAAGAGGTTCATCGTGACCATTCCCACCGTTTCAGCGCTTCAATAACCCGGTAGTTGGTCAGGTCCAGATGGAGGGGGGTCAAAGAGACACAGCCCTGCTGAATCACCTGGAAGTCGGAGTTTTCAATATCCTGCCCCCCCAGGACATCACCGCCAATCCAGTAGTATTTCTGCCCCCGGGGGTCAACATTTTCCATCACCGCATCGGAATAGATCCGTTTCCCCTGCTTGGTCACCCGATAACCGGCCAGATCCTCCCAGCGCCGATCGGGCACATTGACATTGAACAGGGTATCGGCGGGCATGCCATGGTGGAAAATCCGTTCTGCCACCTCCAGCGCCACCCGGCCGGCCGTCTCAAAATGGTGTTCCCGCCCCACCACCAGGGAAACCGCAAGGGAGGGAATGCCCAGCAGGGTCCCCTCAAAGGCAGCGGCTACCGTTCCCGAATAGGTGATATCATCACCAAGGTTGCCGCCCTTGTTAATCCCTGAAACCACCAGGTCAGGCGGAGTATCCTTCATAATGGCATTGATCGCCAGGTTGATGCAATCCGTCGGCGTCCCATCGACCGCATACCAGCCGGCGGCAACCTGTTCAACCCGCAAAGGGTTGCGCAGGGTGAGGGAATGGCTGCAGGCACTCTGCTCCCGATCCGGAGCAACGACGGTCACCGTTCCCACATCAGCCAGTGTATCAGCCAATACCTTGATGCCGAAAGCGCTGATGCCGTCATCATTGGCAACGAGTATCCGCCTTTTCCGTCCTGTTTTTACCATCGACCTGCCAACGTTCTCTCTCTTTTCGCTAAAAAATAATACTTCAACCCGCAGGTGGTCCCATAAACACCCAAGCCTGCGCCACTCTTTTGCAGGCGGTTATACGCTTTTTATCCCCGTTCGTCAACGCCCTCAGCCATCCCTTTACAACCATTTTAGCTTTATGATATAGCATGGAATGCGCACCTGGGGATAGGCCATGATTGCAAAAAACCTTGTTGTTCCCCTCTTGCACCACCCATAGGCCGGAAGAATCATGCATCGTTGTCCACAACCCATTATTCTGTTTTTTTTCCTGCTGTCGCTGACCATTGTTGCTGCAGTGCCTCTCAAGGCCCAGGAAACCATCAGCATCGGGGTCGTACTGCCTTTGACCGGCTATCAGGAAGCCGCTGGCGCACGGGAAAGGCAGGCCTTCGAGTTTGCCGAGGAACAGGTTAACCTGGCGGGCGGCATCCAAGGACGACTCTTGCACCTGATTTTCATTGATTCAACCGGCAGCCCCGTCCAGGCAGTGGAAGCGGTCAAAAAAACTATGAGCGGGGTCGATGAGCTGCTGCTCCTGACCGGCGGTTGCAGCAGTCCGGCAAGCTGGGCGGTGGCGGCCTATGCCCAGCAGCAACAAATCCCGTTTCTCATCACCACCGCGGCCAACCCTAAAATCACCCGCCAGCACTGGGACTACATTTTCCGCCTTGCCCCCCTGGAAGAGGAAAAACTGCTGCCCATAGCCCGTTATATCAAGCAGATTGAGGGGTACCAGACTGCCGCAATCATCTATGAAAACAGCATCTGCAGAACTGAAACCGCTAAAAAATTGAAATATCTGTGTGCTGACCTTGGTCTTGACCTGGCAATCTGGAGCAGCTACCGGCCAGGACGCATCAATACCCGTTACCTTGGCGAGCAGCTGGCAGAAAAAGAACCGGAAATCCTTTTTCTGGTCGGCAATGGAACGGATGCGACCCCCCTGCTGGAATATCTCCATAAGCAGGGAAATGTTCCACTGCATATTGTTGGCTGTACCGGCGCCTTCAGCCAGCAGTCCCTATGGGACAATGCCGGCGAACTGGCTAATGGAGTCCAGGCTGTCGCTCCGTGGGGGGATTTTCTGCCCTATGAGGGCATTGAACGTTTTGTTAACGACTACCGGCTTGCCTTTGCCGAGGCTCCCGACTATCATGCCGCGGCAGCCCAGGCCAGCATTGACGTTATCCGGGAAACCCTTTCCCACGCCCTCCTCTTCACCCGTGAGGAGATCAGAGATCTCCTGGCCGACACCGACATGATGACCGTCTTCGGTCCCATTTCATTTATCACCGATGGCCAGCACACCAACCAGAATCGCCTCACCGGCCACCTGCTCCAATGGCAGAACGGCATCCTGGAGCTAGTCCCGCCGCCAGAGGATTGATGCCGATACTGGGCACATCATTTTTGCCCGGTTGAACAATCTGGAGCGTTATAACGTTTTCAGAGCCAGGTCCCCGCTCATTCTCGCCGGCCAGCCTTGGCCGGCTCCGAGGTGTCCGCCAGGAATCACCATCCAGGTGATTCGTCCGAGGGCCACAACCGCTCAGAATCTGACCCTGAAACCTTGTTAGCCCAACAATCGCTCAAAGGAGATGTTTTGGCAATCTATCTCACTGTTTGGTAAGGGCACGATAGATCCGCGGCAGCCTGTCCGGCAAATCCCGCACCTCAGCAATGACCGTATGGTGAACATCGCCGTACAGTCGGTCGAAGTGAGGAGAATTAACCGCGTTGACCGTCACTGCATGGACATGGACAAAGTGTGAGCGACTTTCCCGGATAGCCGCCCGGCAATCCTCAATGGCGTACTCCTGGCTGTAATCCTGATCGTTGGGCAGGCCATCACTCAAGACAATCAGAAGTTTTACCTTGGCCGGATAACCGGCCAGTTTGGAGGTTGCATGGCGGATGGCCGGCCCCATGCGGGTGTTTTTTTCCGGCCGCAAAGCTCCGATTCTGCTCTTCACCTCATCGTTCAACGGCTCAGCAAAGTCTTTCAGTTGAAAAAACTCCGCCGCCAGACGACCCGAACCGGAAAAGCCGGCAATGGCAAAACAATCCCCCACCCGCTCAAGCGCCTCACAGAAAAGAACAATCGCCTCTTTTTCAACCTCAAGAATGGTTTTTCTGGAATCGGCAAGCTTATTCTTGGTTGAGCTGCTCACGTCAATCAGCAGGAAGACAGTCACATCCCGTTCCACCTTTAGCCGCTTGCAATACAACCGTTCTTCGGGAGTCCGGCGAAGCCGCCGGTCGATGGCATAGTCCAGCAGGGCATCATAATCAAAGGAATCGCCTTCCGGCCAATGACGCAGCATCTGCAGACCTTCAGGACGCAGCATTTCAAAATTGCGCCGGATACGCCGCACCAGTCCGTGGTGATGCTGCAATACCTCCGGATAAAAAGAGGCATCTATCCCAACCCGCTGGTGCTGCAGCAGTTTGACATGATCCCGGAGATAATCATGGAGATGGCAGCTCCATTCGTCATACCAGAAGGTCGGCACCTGCTCATCAAGCCCGACTGCAGCCACCGATTGTTCCGGCGGAAAAAAACTACTCAAATCAAGTTCAGCCAACAAATCCTTCAGGGTTTTGCTTCCCGATACGCTTGCTTTGCCGCTGGCAAGCAACAGATTTTTCAGCACATCCGGGGTCAGCACAGCATCCTGTTCAAGGAGCAGTTGTTTCAGATCGCCTTTAAAACTTTCGATGCCGGCTTCCGCCAGCAGACCATGGAGCTCCCGGGCCCTCTCATCCTGAGGCTGAAAAGCCCGGGCCATGAGGTCAAAACGTAGACGGCGGCCATAAGGATAGGCGGGGCGACAATATGCTTTTTCCAGTTCAATTCCGACGCCGGCAGCAGCGACAACAGGATAACTTTCGGCCACCACCGCGGCTGCTGCCTCCACCGGAGAACTGCTGGTGATAGTCTCCTCAAAAATCCGCCGCACGGCAGCAATCGCCCGCAGCCAGGGATCATCACCATCGCACCCACCCAGCCCGAGAACCAGGCAACGGTATAAATCCAACCAGAAGGAGCCGCCGGGCACCGCTCGCCAGTTTAAACCCACCGCCAGCCAGTGGTCGGCTTGTTTGGCAAAACCCGGGTAATGGCGCCGCAGGAAGCAGATCAGGCGGCCCTGTTCAACAAGCTGCAGCAGTTCTTCGGCCAGCAAAGGCCGGGGGAAACAACGGAAAAAACGGCTAAAGTCATCACTATTTTCCCCCAAGCCGGGAGCAGCAGGATCCTTTTTAGCCTCCCGACCGCCAGCCACCAACTCCGGTCCGTACATAAGCCCAAAACGCTGCAGGTCAAAGGTGAAGGTGCCGGCTTCCCAACAGGCCAGTTCCAGACCGGCAAGGATACGGTAGAGCAGCTGGTTTTCACCTACTGTTGCACCCGTTGCCATCTCGGCAGGCAGATAGATGAAACGGCCATCGGTACAGGGACCCGGCTGTGGCGCGCCGGGTGACTTAGGCAGATGCGCCAGAGAACGGACCGCCACCGCCTGGCCGCTGCGGGCAAAAAGATAGCGGTTCAGCGCCGAGGTTAGCGATGCAAGGGAAACCATGGTCTGCAACTGGCGGCAGGCATCAATGCCCATGCGGGACTCAAGGGCGAGAAAACGCCGGCGTTTGCCATGATCGCCAGCGGCTAACGCCCGAGCGACAAAGGTCTGTAAATCTTTCCTGCCCAGGTGGGCAGCCCCCTTTTCCAGACCCTGGAAAAAGGCATGGGCCAGGGAATAATCCTCCTCCACCACCCGCATAAGCGGCGTAACCTGCCAGTCACGCTTCTCCGGCTGACAGAATAGCATCCCCCGGGAGAGCAGGGGGGCATAGCGAATCAATTCTCGCTCACTGATCTGCTGGCGGCAGGCGGCCAGAATCATCTGCAAAAAAAGTTCAGCAGCATATTCAGCCTCGGCCTCCAGCAGCGCTAGCAGGGCATTCATCACCTGCCCCAGAGGATACGGGCCCCAGGGGCCGATGGTCATCACCACCGAACGGGCCAACTCCAGCAGACGGATATTGCCGGTCTGGATAATCGCAATAAATTTTTCCGCCACCGAACGGGCAATGACCGGCGTAATCCCGGTGCCGGCTTCCACTGCGCTGACATACTGCTCCTGCCAGTTGTGGGAAACAATCCCCGCCAGCTTCAGCATGCCGGTGGCCACCGCCTTGCCCAGTTCAGGATAGTCAGCCAGCCAATTCAACGTATGCTCCACCAGGAGCTGCACTTCAGCCAGCGTGGGAGGCGATGTTTTTTCACAAAGCTCCCGGTAAATTCGGTCGGCAAGCTCGGGCTCGACCAAAAAAAGGGGCTCAAGGATGGTCAGGTAATCGAAAGAATCCAAAGGGGTGTCAACATGATCTGGCATGATACTCAGTATGACCTGGGAGGTTGACAATAGCTGGGAAGAAGGAGCACATGCCTTCCTGATGAGTGCACAGTGCTGCTTCCGGAAAATCTGATGGGTACCGGGGAGATCGGCAGAACGGATTGGCGACTAGCCGAACATGTCGCTGATGATTTCCTCGAGGGTTTCCAATAATCCCGGATCATCAGTCAGCGGCTGGATAATGGCGGCCCGACAGGCTTCCAGCGGCCCAATGCCCTGGCGAATCAGCTGGGCGGCATAGATCAACAGCCGGGTGCTGGCCCCTTCGGCCAACCCCTGCTCCCTGATGTGACGGATGCGGCCCGCCAGTTCCACCAGCAGTGTGGCCATATCCTGTTCAATGCCGCTTTCCCGGCTGACAATAGCACTTTCTTCACTGACGGCGGGATAGTCAAATTCCAGGGCAACAAAGCGTTGACGGGTACTCTGCTTAAGATCCTTGAGCACTGACTGGTAGCCGGGATTATAAGAGATCACCAGCAAAAAATCAGGATGAGCTTTGAGGATTTCGCCACGCTTGTCAATGGGCAGCAGTCGACGGTCATCAGCCAGCGGGTGAATAACCACCGTCGTATCCTTGCGGGCTTCCACCACCTCATCGAGATAGCAGATTCCCCCATGGCGGACCGCCAGCGTTAAAGGGCCGTCCATCCACACGGTTTCATCACCGGTGAGGAGATAACGGCCAACCAGATCAGCGGCAAAGAGATCTTCATGGCAGGAGATGGTGATCAGCGGCCGTTTGAGGACATAGGCCATATGCTCCACAAAACGGGTCTTGCCGCAGCCAGTGGGCCCTTTCAGCATCACCGGCAACCGCTCCCTGCAGGCAGCCATGAACAACGCCACCTCGTTGCCCAAAGGCAAATAGTAGGGTTCAGATGATATGCGGTATTCCTGCATGCTGTTCGGCATAGCTTACCTGATTTTCTCCCGGTACCGGTTCAGGGACGTGCCAGTCTTTCAATGATAAACTGTTTCTCCGCAGAAACTGCAAAGACAATCCGTTCTTCCCCGGCTTCGACAATCATCCCGGGAAGCTGCCGGAGGCAGCCGCAGCTGCAATCATAGAAGCGAAGCTGGTGGGTCTGTTCAGAGGTCGGATCTTCAAGGGGAAAAATCATCAAATCTTTAGCCCGCGACTGGGATGATGCCCCGTCAACAACCATCGTAATCGTGCAAAAACCCCGGGGGACATAATTAATCTGCTCCACCAGTTCTCCCTTTCGATGGACAACCAACAGTCATGATGATTTTTTGACCTACCATAGGAACAGCGATTTGACAAGAACTTATGGCTGGGATATGGTGAGGTTCATGGAACATGAACAGAACATTGTCAGCTGTATTTTCTGTCAGCCGGAAACCTTCAGCAACAGGAGGAAAAGCAGGCATTTTTACCTCATCGCCGACCGCTTTCCGGTTACCACAGGACACCACCTGATCATCCCCTTCCGCCATATTCCCGATCCCCTTGAACTGACCGCTGAGGAAATGACTGAGGCATGGGAGCTGATCAAAGAGACGGCGGCCACCCTGCAGCAGAACGACCCTTCTATCACAGGATTCAACATCGGCATGAATTGCGGCCAGTCCGCCGGTCAGACCATTTTTCACACCCACATTCACTTGATTCCCCGCCGCCAAGACGATGTGGCCAACCCCCGGGGCGGTGTCCGGGGCGTCATCCCGACAAGGCAGAACTACTGACTATCCCCCCCTGACCGCAGCGCTACCGCCACTTGCATGCCGCTGGCGCCGTTTCAGCATAACCTTCTGAACAATAAAAGAAAGCCCATCATCAAACAAGTATTCAGATATCACAGGCAACATCACCTTCGGCAGGTTCAGGCGACCGCAACATCAGAGCCAAACTGCCAAGGATAGCCACATATGATATGAGAATGACATGGGAGGCCATGGTCAATGGCAATCCTTGTGCGGGGGCAATCCCCAGCATACTGAGTGCTGCCAGCCAACCGGCTTCATGGTTGCCGGCATTTGCCAACCCCTGGAGGGGAAACAACTGCAGGGGAAGCTGGATGGCCGCCAGAAACCAAACATCCATAAATGCCAGGGGAATGGACAGGGACTGAATCACAGAAAAAATAGTACAGCCGGTCCAAAACCAGATTAAGAGGCTGACCAGTACCTCCCTGGTGACAAAATAGCTGACCTTCATGCCTGCTAAACGATTGTTAAGCGTCCTCTGCAACCTATTATTACCGGCATGCAGGAGAAAAAGAATTCCATAAGGCAACAGAAGCAGACCTATCCCGCTGAAAAAAAAGAGATATCTTACATAGGCTTGCAATTGGGGGGCGGATAAAAGTGACGCTGCAGAAAGCAACAACCCTAAAGAAAAAAAATCAAGCAGTCTGGCTCGGAGCAAAATACCACTGCCCAGAAGAAGAGGCAGCTGCGCATTACAACGCAGGAGCAAGGGCAACGAGAGATCTCCACTTCGTAAAGGCAGAAAATAGGAATAAAAACCGTGCAAACAGGATGATTTGATCGCCGCCGGGTAAAAAGGAACCTGATCTCCGGAAAGCATCCGAAGGCGATAGGCACGGGTCGCATAATTGAAAAAATAACAACCTAAACCAGCACCAATCCACGGAAGTTCCGCCTGACCCATGACCCGTAGCAGGGCTTTACGATTATAGAAAGCTACCATCACAATGAGCACAAGAAGAGCCACCGACAGAGTAAAGGAAAATTTTTTCGATTGAAAAAATTTCATGCTAATCTGGGGAAGATACCGAGGAGTAATCGCGGCCACTGTAAGGCTCTTTTTCCTTGACAACCCGGCATGGGTTGCCAGCAGCAATGGCGTTTGAGGGGATATCAGCGGTTACAATCGAACCGGCCCCTATAACCACATTATCACCGATAGTAACACCTGGCATAATTACCGCATTCATACCGATCCACACATTACTACCGATTCTGACGGGAGGCCCCTGCACATGCCGGTCATAATCATTGAGATCATGTCCAGAACTGATTATGCCCACCCCTGGGCCAACTCGGACATTGTGACCAAAAACAATACCGTTTCTGGCTTGGATATAACAGGATGAGTTCATTCCCGGAGCACAACGGTTGCCAATCCTGATGTTTTTCCAGTAAAGTATTCTTGATGAGAAATGAACCGGCCAGGGAACCCGGCCATTGATTCTAAGTAACTTTTGGGGCAGGAAAAAATAGAGCTGGTGCATTATGGGAATACCCTTGGCCTTCGGGTAAAACCATGCAAGCCAGATAAAGAAAGCCGATATCCTGTCAAAAAAGGGAAGCATTTTCATGGCAAGGTTGCGTTTGCCTTTGTTTCAAGTTCTGTGGCTGAGATCTTCAGCGTAATCTTAAAAAAATCAGTAATGAATTGCGATAACACATCGTCGCTGAACAGCTGACTCATGGTCACCCTCTGGTAATGCGGATTTTTAGCATATTTTCTCAAAAAATAATCATTTTTCAGCCGATGAATAACTCGGTATTTATCAATAATGGCTTTACTTGTTAGATTTTCCAACGGCCATAACAATGGCTGCCAAAAAGGAATCATGTTATGGGCAATAAAACTCTTTTTTCTGGTTCTGGTCAACCGGTAGAGAGACCGGGCAAAGTCATCCTCATCCCTGACAATATGAATAATCGCAGTTCTCGATGACCGTACCAATGCTTCCGGGATAATCATGGAGGTCAGGGGGTCGGTACTAATAATATGGTTGCCAGGCCGACTATTCTTTTCTATTATAAATCGGTATAATGGTTCGCTAAAACAGGCCAAAAGGGGAAGATGGTACTGAATGTTACCAAGAACATTCGCCAGTCGTGCATAGGTTGTCTGATGCATGACGGAATATTCAGACGGCAACACCTGACGCAGGATTTCTGCTATTCTTTTGGTGCCACACCTGCCGGTGGAAACAAAAAACATATAGCGGGGTTTACTATTTTCCATCATAAGGAGTAAACATGTTAGATTTCTCCGACAGCTATCCTGACTTTACCCTGCCCATGTACGAGCAGCTTTGCCAAACTGTTCTCGATCATCATTTTGTTATCAAAACAATCCATGAGGCAGTCAACAAAACGCAAAGGAACTCGCCGGCGCTTATTTTCCGCCATGACGTAGACCGCCAACCGCACACTGCCTTGAACATGGCCAAGCTTGAACATCGTCTGGGCATCAAAGCGAGCTACTATTTTCGCTTTGTTCAAGGGGTCTATATCCCTGAAATCATCAAGGAAATTCATGCCATGGGGCATGAAATCGGCTATCATTATGAAACCCTGTCGAAATGCAACGGCGATTATGACCGGGCCATTCTCCTCTTTCAAAAAGAATTGGCTGAATTTCGTTCCCTATGCCCGGTTACCACTATCAGCATGCATGGCCGGCCCCTCTCACCCTATGACAACCGCACCCTCTGGCAGAGATATGATTTCAAAACGTTCGGCATTGCAGGTGAATGCTATCTGTCCCTTGACTACCAGGCAATAACCTACCTCTCTGATACTGGCCGCACATGGAATCCCCATCGATACAATGTCAGGGACCGGGTGGATCAGGCCCCTCTGCCACCACTTGAAAGCACCAGCGACCTCATTTCATACCTGTCAGGTGAGCACCATAGGGATATCTGTATACTCACCCATCCCAATCGCTGGACCACAACAAAAAGTGAATGGCTGTTTTCAGCCTGCAGCGATTTCCTCATCAATCAGGGCAAACGAATTATCATCTCTCTGCGCCGCCGCTGATATCATCTGTCATTTCAATTCCTTGCCGTTCTCCATATCAAACCACATGGCAAAAAGGATAAACTGGCTGGCCGCAATAAAAGCAAACATAGTTGCCAAAGTAGCAGTCGGTGGGAAAAAACCAAGGGTCATTTTCTGGTAGAAAATTTTACCGGCAAGCACCAGAAAGGCAAGCCCAAAAGCAAAACCCAAAAGATAGAAGAAGATCAAGGGATGAAAATCCCTGATGACATATTTTT
This genomic stretch from Candidatus Anaeroferrophillus wilburensis harbors:
- a CDS encoding acyltransferase, which produces MKMLPFFDRISAFFIWLAWFYPKAKGIPIMHQLYFFLPQKLLRINGRVPWPVHFSSRILYWKNIRIGNRCAPGMNSSCYIQARNGIVFGHNVRVGPGVGIISSGHDLNDYDRHVQGPPVRIGSNVWIGMNAVIMPGVTIGDNVVIGAGSIVTADIPSNAIAAGNPCRVVKEKEPYSGRDYSSVSSPD